tacatttaaaatttgaaattagatattaaaattatacaaTATATGCTATTTTGgtgaaatattattttaaattattctttggcaaattgaaaattaattgttCATTTGATCATTATGTATTTACTTATATGGGAAGCGTGCATTTTTTCtctattaaatttgatacaATTCTACATAATGATAGCTTCTTGTGGGACGTTGGTGGAAATACACTTATGAGGTAAGACTTTACCACCGTTGATGTAGatttcatctttaatttcGACGTCATCACCTAAAACGGTGACACCTTCTAATCTACACCATCTACCGACAGTGGAGTTCCAACCGACGATTGTGGATTTAACTAAAGAGTGTTCCTTAACGGTGGAGTTGGCTAAGATGACAGATCTTTCGATTCTAGCACCATCACCGATGACACAGTTTGGACCGATAGTGACGTTTGGACCGATCTTGGCAGATGGAGAAATCTTGGCAGATGGGTCGACAATGACGTTACCGACGATGTTGCTACCTTTAGCTAATTTTTCTTCGTTCTTCTTGGCGACGGAAGATAAGTATAGGACAGTACCAGCTAAGAAATCCTTTGGTTGACCGACATCCATCCAAAAGCCCTCTAAATCGAAAGAGTATAACGACTTCTGTTCGACTAAGATTGGGAAAGTTTCCTTTTCGATGGAAGTTGGTttcatttcaattaaatcgATGACTTCTGGGTTTAAGATGTATAAACCAGCATTGATTCTGTTACCAACGAACTCGACTGGCTTTTCAACGAACCTGTCAATCAAGTTTGGAGTTTGAATGTCATGGACAATAACACCGTACTTAGAAGGCTCGTCGACTTTAGTGGCGACAATGGTACCTTTACCACCGTGAGCGTTGTGGAAGTCGGCTAGTTCCTTGAATGGGTATTCGCAAATGACGTCAGAGTTCAAGACGAAAAATGGAGAGTTATCTTTCTTCAAGATCTTTTCAGCCAACTTCAATGGACCAGCAGTGCCTAATGGTTCGGTCTCGACGGAGAAAGTGATGGAGACACCGTATTCCTTTTCGTATTTTTGCAAAGTTTCAACCATGACTTCTGGTCTGTAGTTGACAGCTAGGACGATGTCGGTGACGCCGGCATTGGCCAAAGCCTCGATTTGGTGTAAGATCATTGGTCTGTTGGCGAACTCCACCAAAGGCTTTGGTTGAGTCAACGTCAAGGGTCTCAATCTGGTACCGTAACCGCCTACTAAAATTAAACCTTTCATAGTTGTGTAACAATTAGTTGCTGCGTGAGGAAAGCGAATGCGAGCTATAAGCTATTTCGTAGATGCGATTTGAATCCAATTGCAGTCAGTTTTCTATCATTCAAGATTGGACCAGAACAATTGGAATTGGACTTGAAACATACACAACCATATGTATGAAAACAtgtgcatatatatatgagtgAGTGAGTGAGTGTGTGTGTGTTGAATATGTTGGACATGAACGCCATAATAACCGTGGTAATTTTGGCGTTCTGAGTGGTAATAGTTTCGCGTTTCACATATGCACTGATAAACAAGTGTGGGAGCAGATTGGAGCTGGCAGATTGACGCGAcgaaaatttttcagtgTGTCCCTTTTGCCGGCTGCAATGAGAAGAGAACCACGTTGGAAACAGCGACGAAGACGCAGAGCCAGACAGGGTCCCCATAAGAAATGCGATGCGATGGATGCGTAAAGTGCAGCGAGTCGCGACACGAAACGTTGCGTTGCGTTGCGATGGGACAGGGACAGAGGTGACCACAGGCCGGGGATGCGGTCTGGCCGGGAGGCATCTGGCCAGGCTTGGGGGGAGTTACCCGTGCAGTCACGTGCATGAAATTTATTTGGCGTCACGTGCGCGCACGTGACGcttatattctttttctttttgtgTTTTGGGTCCCGCGAAAGGGGCGACTGCAACGGTTGAGAGCGGtgggtgttaggatagtGTGATGGGGCTTCAGTTCCATTCGACCGAGCCGGGTGTCCCCGAACAACAGCAGTGATTGGCACAAATGACACCGTAAAAACCCCGGGGCGATGCCCCGGGGATGCGGGGCATCGGAAATCGTAGGCCGTTCCTCGGGCATTGGCCCCATTCTGCCGCCCATCGCCAGCGCCAACCACACAACACACACTGTTAAGCCCAATCCTGTTTCTGAACGCGGCTAATGGGCTACTGCTCACCCCACATTTCGTCTTGGTGTATGCGGTGAGGTGGGCAGTAAGAGGGGTCTGTTCTGCATCTCTGGTCTTAAGGAACAAGTTTATGTGTCAATTGGCATTGATTTATCACTAAACAGAGAAGGTTAAATCCAAGGATTGTGTACAAGAAGACGTCGGCAAGGTTCATGCAAACAATCAGAAAACGCAACACTATTCTTTGCATTATCATTGGTTTGTGACCGCGATGCCAATGGTAGGCcaaacatatataaacacTGCGGTTGATTCGTTTAACAACGGTTCGCGGTATACTCATCTTGTTCACTTCTTGTAGAGCATACCACCACTGTACTCACCACTGTACTCATCACACATGCCCGCATTACTAGAAAACGACTTGAGACGTCTCTCTGAATCAAACTTCGAAACAGATATCATTACCTTGTCCAGATTCTTGCTGGACAACCAGAAGGACATAAAATTCGCAACAGGCGAGTTCACGCTGTTGCTGAACGCTTTGCAATTCGCATTCAAATTCATCTCCCAAACAATCAGAAAGGCAGAGCTGATCAACTTGGTTGGGCTCTCCGGCACTTCAAACTCAACTGGGGACGATCAAAAGAAGCTAGACGTGCTCGGCGATGAAATCTTCATCAACACAATGAAAGGGTCTGGCAACGTCAAGGTTCTGGTCTCCGAGGAACAGGAGGATCTTATTGTCTTCAACAACGCCGAGGGAGGTTACGCAGTCTGCTGCGATCCCATCGATGGTTCTTCCAATTTGGACGCCGGTGTCTCCGTGGGGACAATCGTATCCATTTTTAGACTTTTGCCAGGCTCCAAAGGCTCCATTAAGGACGTGCTGAGGTCCGGGAACGATATGGTTGCCGCTTGTTACGCTATGTATGGTGCATCGACTCATCTGTTGTTGACCACTGGCGCGGGTGTCAATGGTTTCACGTTGGACACAGAAAAAGGTGAGTTTATTTTGACACAACCAGACTTACGTTTGCCATCCTCAAGAAGCATTTACTCCATAAATGAGGGAAACACGAAGCACTGGGATGCAAAAATCCAGAAGTTCATAGATAGTTTGAAAACGTGCGAAAATAACTACTCTTCAAGATACATTGGTTCGATGGTAGCTGATATGCATAGAACCTTCCTATACGGTGGTTTATTTGCATATCCAGCCGACAAAAAATCCCCTAATGGTAAATTAAGGTTGCTGTACGAGGCATTCCCAATGGCATTCTTGGTCGAGCAAGCGGGTGGTAAAGCGGTTAATGACGAAGGTAAAAGAATTCTGGATCTAGTCCCAAAGAACATCCACGACAAGTCGTCGGTCTGGTTAGGCTCACAAGATGAGATTGATAACTACttgaaatttatttccCAACCTTAAAGAACGTCAACCTTTAAGAAGTGTTCCACAAATCCATTTCTCCAAATGCGTCatacatttattttaacaTCCACAAGTATATCAGTATATATCTTTGTAACGGAGctaaatttatattcatatcTACAGAAAATATGTCTATTTATAAGAGATCACATTGAATAGTAATTGCCATTGCTATTCGAAGTAGCATTAGCTATGCTTCTTATTGTCAATAGTTGCAGGAATATTGGTATCATTAATGTATTCGGAATAGCCAACATTTTCCTTTAATTCCTTTAACATCTTTTCACGAATTTTTTCAGAGAAGGTACCGACATCTTCAGGTTTCAAGTTTTCCGTTGATATAGGTTCCAAGACTTTAACAGTGATGCAACCTCTGTTAAATACACCGTTCTTTGGATTCATCAATGTAGACGTATTCGAGACAACAACTGGTAAAATTGGAATTTTCCCTTGTTGAGCCAAGTGGAATGCGCCTTTCTTGAATGGTAAGATCTCTAAATCAGTTGTGTAAGATCTTGTGCCTTCTGGGAAAATCCACAAAGCTTTCTTTTCATCTTTAACGGCTTGTAGACCACGGTTTAAAGTGGCGACACTCTTTTCTCTATTAGTTCTCTCTAGAAAGTAAGTTCCACTTAATGACATGAACCAACCTAAAAATGGAATCCATTTCAAAGATTTCTTGGCAGTAACCGTGCATCCAGGCGGAAACATTCTACCTAACATCAAAATATCCAAGGTACTTTGATGATTGGAGACAACAATGTATGGTAGGtttgatatatattgttcGTTAATGACCTTGACATCAATACCAAAAAAGTTCTtcattacaaaataaaaaaatctaGCACATAGATATTGTGAGTACTCTTGTTTGTTGACAAGTGTGCAAATTACAGAAACAATTGCACCATATAACGCAGAGATCATCAGTAAAATGATGAATAAAACAAATCTAGCATAGTATAAAGCtgatttcatttttagttTTGAAGCTATCTCGCAGTTATTTATCTTCTACCAATTAACGGGTCTATCAGTCgcaatcaataataattgatgtttcgttatttttatatacaattaATCGATATCTATTTAAAACTAACAAGATTAACTTGCATTGACATTTCTTAAGTTtacattttctaatttacAACTTATCACTTGACGGCCGCCAATAAATCGGAATCCAACAAAATGAAGAAACACCATtaactttaatatttaattaatgcATCAATTgctttatttatatttgaagtaACTATTAATCAGAAGCTGACTTATGGCATTAGTGTGTTAGTATATTTTCGTTCCAGGTCACTGAGATCTCTACTTTTAATGGGGAATGGATGTACTTAAAAACTGTAGGGTGTATAAATTATCAAGTTTTAAGAATCCAACAGAACAGTTTATTAAGTTAGAGAAGAATGAAATCAATATAACAAACAATCCTGTGTCgttatctttaattttggataaaataaagtatCTGCATTTGATAGAACATGAATTCAAACTATCGAACTTCAAATGCAGTCTAGCTCAGAGTtgtattaaaaatttacaagCTGATGGTAAAGGTAACGAAAAATGCATTCTAGTTATAGATATTATCTCAGCATGgaagaaatatttactgAATAAGGAATATATAGCTTCTGATGTAAAGGGAAGTAGTTATAGTGAAACTGATGGTGAGACCACAAGTCACGAGAATAGTCAAATACCCGAACCTGACAGTACTGAGAATAACGAAGTTGGTGTTTACTATTTAAACTCTAGTGACATTTTAAATATGGAGGGTATACTGAAATTTTTCTccaaattaaatgaaaaccCTATCGAAACACTAGAAAAATATTGCCACTTTCCTAAAACTGTTAATTTCAAACAACAGTTATCAGGTATAATAGTGGATAACATCTCCTATTTTGCTC
The sequence above is drawn from the Tetrapisispora phaffii CBS 4417 chromosome 2, complete genome genome and encodes:
- the TPHA0B00890 gene encoding mannose-1-phosphate guanylyltransferase (similar to Saccharomyces cerevisiae PSA1 (YDL055C); ancestral locus Anc_4.231) → MKGLILVGGYGTRLRPLTLTQPKPLVEFANRPMILHQIEALANAGVTDIVLAVNYRPEVMVETLQKYEKEYGVSITFSVETEPLGTAGPLKLAEKILKKDNSPFFVLNSDVICEYPFKELADFHNAHGGKGTIVATKVDEPSKYGVIVHDIQTPNLIDRFVEKPVEFVGNRINAGLYILNPEVIDLIEMKPTSIEKETFPILVEQKSLYSFDLEGFWMDVGQPKDFLAGTVLYLSSVAKKNEEKLAKGSNIVGNVIVDPSAKISPSAKIGPNVTIGPNCVIGDGARIERSVILANSTVKEHSLVKSTIVGWNSTVGRWCRLEGVTVLGDDVEIKDEIYINGGKVLPHKCISTNVPQEAIIM
- the FBP1 gene encoding fructose 1,6-bisphosphate 1-phosphatase (similar to Saccharomyces cerevisiae FBP1 (YLR377C); ancestral locus Anc_4.227); translation: MPALLENDLRRLSESNFETDIITLSRFLLDNQKDIKFATGEFTLLLNALQFAFKFISQTIRKAELINLVGLSGTSNSTGDDQKKLDVLGDEIFINTMKGSGNVKVLVSEEQEDLIVFNNAEGGYAVCCDPIDGSSNLDAGVSVGTIVSIFRLLPGSKGSIKDVLRSGNDMVAACYAMYGASTHLLLTTGAGVNGFTLDTEKGEFILTQPDLRLPSSRSIYSINEGNTKHWDAKIQKFIDSLKTCENNYSSRYIGSMVADMHRTFLYGGLFAYPADKKSPNGKLRLLYEAFPMAFLVEQAGGKAVNDEGKRILDLVPKNIHDKSSVWLGSQDEIDNYLKFISQP
- the TPHA0B00910 gene encoding lysophospholipid acyltransferase family protein (similar to Saccharomyces cerevisiae SLC1 (YDL052C); ancestral locus Anc_4.226); this translates as MKSALYYARFVLFIILLMISALYGAIVSVICTLVNKQEYSQYLCARFFYFVMKNFFGIDVKVINEQYISNLPYIVVSNHQSTLDILMLGRMFPPGCTVTAKKSLKWIPFLGWFMSLSGTYFLERTNREKSVATLNRGLQAVKDEKKALWIFPEGTRSYTTDLEILPFKKGAFHLAQQGKIPILPVVVSNTSTLMNPKNGVFNRGCITVKVLEPISTENLKPEDVGTFSEKIREKMLKELKENVGYSEYINDTNIPATIDNKKHS
- the PSY3 gene encoding Psy3p (similar to Saccharomyces cerevisiae PSY3 (YLR376C); ancestral locus Anc_4.225), whose protein sequence is MDVLKNCRVYKLSSFKNPTEQFIKLEKNEINITNNPVSLSLILDKIKYLHLIEHEFKLSNFKCSLAQSCIKNLQADGKGNEKCILVIDIISAWKKYLLNKEYIASDVKGSSYSETDGETTSHENSQIPEPDSTENNEVGVYYLNSSDILNMEGILKFFSKLNENPIETLEKYCHFPKTVNFKQQLSGIIVDNISYFAHDNHMNIQQNTAHYSTLLNMFKTLRKTFGCWVISVSYGMEFYDGVELSTSSIYRSGSHTRVPINYTSGMDTILLRDTESTGRFCNI